The region GCCGCGGACCTCGCCAAGGGGGTCCCCGGGGCGGCGCAGTGGGACCTGGAGATGGCGCGGCGGCGGAAGCGGCGGGACTGGGACGGGATGCTCCGGCTCGCGTTGGATCCGGCGAGGGCGCGCCTGATCCGGAAGGCCAGCCCGCCGCGCCTCGCCGACGTCTGCACGATGTGCGGGGAGTTTTGCGCGATAAAAACGGTTGAAAAGTATCTCGGGAAAGGGTGAGAATACGCGCGGCGCAACGGAAAGGACGTGCAGATGAGCATCCTCGTGGTCGGTTCGGTGGCGCTGGACACCGTGGAGACGCCGTTCGGCAGGAGGGAGCGGGCGCTGGGCGGCTCCGCCACCTTCTTCTCCGTCTCGGCGAGTTTCTTCGCCCCGGTGAACCTCGTGGCCGTGGTGGGGAAGGACTTCCCGAAGGAGCACGTCGAGTTCCTCAAGTCACGCAAGATCAACACGCGCGGCCTGAAGGTCCTCGACGGAGAGACGTTCCACTGGATCGGGTCGTACAAGTACGACATGAACGAGGCGATCACCCACTCGACCTGCCTGAACGTCTTCGAGCAGTTCAAGCCCGAGATCCCGAAGGAGTACCGCGGCAAAGGGTGCCTGTTCCTCGCGAACATCGACCCGGAGCTCCAGATGTCGGTGCTCGACCAGATGGAGAACCCGAAGCTCGTCGCCTGCGACACGATGAACTTCTGGATCCGGGGGAAGCGGGACGCGCTCGTCGCGCTCCTCAAAAAGGTCCAGATCGTGGTGCTGAACGAGGCGGAGGCGCGCCAGCTCACGGAGCAGCCCAACCTCGTGAAGGCGGCCAAGATCATAATGGCGTGGGGCCCGTCGAACGTGGTGATCAAGAAGGGGGAACACGGCGCGCTCCTCTTCGGCAAAGAGGGGATCTTCTCGGCGCCCGGTTTCCCGATGGAGGATATCGCGGACCCGACGGGGGCGGGAGACACCTTCGCGGGCGGGTTCATGGGGCACCTGGCGCGCGAGAAGAAGGCGGACTGGCAGACGCTCAGGCAGGCCACGATCTACGGCAGCGTGATGGCGTCGTTCAACGTCGAGGATTTCAGTCTCGACCGGATGCGGACGCTCACCGACAAGGAGATCGCCTACCGGTATCGCCAGTTCGTCACGCTGGCCTGCTTCGAGTAGGGGGGGGCGTCTTCCCCGTCTTCCCGTGCGGCGGCGGAGGCGGGGCGCGCCCGGGCCGCGGAGCCGCGGCAATCCTTTCCCCCGCGACCGGTGATTCCTTCTCCCCGTTGCGGGGAAGGGGGACGCCCGGAAACGCCGAGGTGCAGGTTGCCATCGGGACGTCCGCGGTGCTATACTGTGTCCGCTCTTCAGCGAGCGGGTGTAGCTCAGTGGTAGAGCTCCAGCTTCCCAAGCTGGCTATGAGGGTTCGATTCCCTTCACCCGCTCCAGCTCATGCCCGCCGGCATCGGTCGCGCGCAGACGCGGCGAAAAGGATCCACCGGTGAGATTCACGCACGTCAATATCATCGCGGCGGATTGGGACGCCCTCGCCCGGTTCTACGAGGATATCTTCGGCTGCGTCCGGATCCCGCCCGAGCGCCGGATCTCCGACCCGTGGCTCACGCGGGGGACCGGCGTGCCGGGGGCGAGTTTGCGCGGGCTGAAGCTGACGCTCCCGGGCTGCGGCGCAGACGGGCCGCTCCTGGAGATCTTCCAGTTCTCCGAGGAGGAGGAGAAGCACCCCCCGCGGGCGAACCGGCGGGGGTTCGGCCACCTCGCCTTCGAGGTCGAAGACGTCGCGGGCACGCTCGCACGGATCGTCGCGGGCGGCGGATCCGCGCTCGGGGAGGTGACCGCCCACGAGGACGAACGGGGGAGGTTCACCTTCGTCTTCGCGGCCGACCCCGAGGGGAACGTGGTCGAACTGACGAACTGGCGCCCGCGCGCCTCGTAGCGTCTTCGCCGCAATCCCCCGAATCCCCGCCGATCCCCGGTACCCCTTTCCCGCGCGGGCCGCGTATGCTAGAATGCCTAGTTCTCGAACGGTATCTCGAGGGGGGGGAGGTATGCCGATCAGCCGGAAGGACGTGGAGTACGTCGCGCGCCTCGCGCGCCTCCGCCTCTCCGAGGAGGAGAAGGAACGCCTCACCGTGCAACTCGGGGAGATCGTCGGCTACGTCGAGAAGCTGAACGAGCTCGACACGGCGGACGTGGAGCCGACCGCGCACGTCCTCCCGCTGCGGAACATAACCCGCCCGGACGAGGTGCGCCCCTGCCTGGACCGCGACGAGGCGCTGCGGCTCGCCCCGAAGGCGGGCGAGGGGTTCTTCAGGGTCCCGCAGATCATCGAATGAGGCGTGAACGGCCTGAACGGGAGCGTGGCGTGGAACTGACGGATCTGACGGTTTCGGAGGCGGCTGCGGCGGTGCGGAAACGGGACTGCTCCTCCCGCGAGCTCACCGCCGCCTGTCTCGCGCGCATCGCCGCGGCCGACGGCGCCGTCCATGCGTTCATCGAGCGCTGCGAGGAGAGCGCCCTGAAGGAGGCGGACGCCGCGGACAGGCGCCTCGCCTCCGGCGAGGCGCCCGGACGGATCGAGGGGGTCCCGATCGGCCTGAAGGACAACCTCTGCGTGGAGGGGAGGGTCGCCGGGTGCGCGTCGAAAAGCCTGGAGGGGTTCGCCGCCCCGTACACCGCCACCGCGGTCGAACGCCTCCGCCGCGAGGGGGCGGTGCTCCTCGGCCGGCTGAACATGGACGAGTTCGCGATGGGCTCCTCCACGGAGAACTCCTGCCACGGCGTGACGAGGAACCCGTGGGACACGGAGCGGGTGCCGGGGGGGTCGAGCGGCGGCGCGGCCGCGGCGGTCGCCGCCCGTGAAATCCCGGCCGCCCTCGGCTCCGACACGGGCGGCTCCGTCCGCCAGCCGGCGGCCTTCTGCGGCGTCGCGGGCCTCAAGCCCACCTACGGGCGCGTCTCCCGCTACGGTCTGATCGCCTTCGCCTCCTCCCTCGACCAGATCGGGCCTATCGCCCGAAGCGTGCGCGACATCGCCCTGCTCCTGGAGATCATCGGGGGGCGCGACCCGCGCGACTCGACCTCCGTCGACGTCCCCGTCGCCGGTCTCTCCGGCCAACTCGAGGCCGGCCTCGCGGGGATGCGCCTCGGCGTCCCGCGTGAGTACTTCATCGAGGGGATGGATGCGGAGGTGCGGGCGGCGGTCGAGGCCGCGATCGCCCGGATGCAGGCCCTCGGCGCCGAGACGGTGGAGCTGAACCTGCCCCACACCGGCTACGCCGTCGCCGCCCAGTACATCATCGCCACCGCCGAGGCGAGCTCGAACCTCGCCCGCTTCGACGGCGTCCTGTACGGGTACCGCGCCTCGCGCCCGGCGGACCTCCTCGAGATGTACGAGCGCACGAAGTCCGAGGGGTTCGGCGACGAGGTGAAGCGCCGGGTGATGCTCGGCACGCACGTCCTCAGCTCCGGCTACTACGACGCCTACTACCGTAAAGCCCAGAAGGCGCGCACGCTCATGAAGGAGGACTTCGAGAAGGCGTTCCAGCGATGCGACATGATCGCCACCCCGGTCACGCCGACGGCGGCGTTCAGGCTCGGGGAGAAGACGGCCGACCCGCTCCGGATGTACCTCTCGGACATCTTCACCATCTCCGCCAATCTGGCCGGCGTCCCCGCCCTCTCGATCCCCTGCGGCTTCACCTCCGGCGGCCTTCCGGTCGGCCTCCAGCTCCTCGGCCGCCCGTTCGGCGAGGCGGAGATCTTCAGGGCGGCGCACGCCTACGAGCGCGCCACGGAGTGGCACACGAGAAAGCCGCCGGTATGACGCGGCGGCGAACGACGATTCGATCGACGGCGCCCCCCGCCCGGGGCCCCGGATCGGCCGGAGAGGCGAAAGATGCCTGACTACGAGGCGGTCATAGGGCTCGAGGTGCACGTGCAGCTGAAGACCCGGTCCAAGGTCTTCTGCGGCTGCCCGGTCGCCTTCGGCCTGCCGCCCAACCAGGCGGTCTGCCCCGTCTGCCTCGGCCTGCCCGGCTCGCTCCCGGTGCTGAACGAGGAGGCGCTCCGGTGCGCGGTGTTGACGGGGATGATGCTGGGCTGCCGCGTCGCCCCGTTCAGCAAGTTCGACCGGAAGAACTACTTCTACCCCGACCTCCCCAAGAACTACCAGATCTCCCAGTACGACCTCCCGCTCTGTTCCGGCGGCTTTCTCGAGATCGAGGCGCCCGGGGGCCGGCGGCGCGTCGGCATCACCCGCGTCCACCTCGAGGAGGACGCGGGGAAGCTCATCCACTCCGAAACGCCCGGCGGGGACTCGTCCGTGGACTACAACCGGGCCGGCGTCCCGCTCCTCGAGATCGTCAGCGAGCCGGAGCTCGCCTCGCCCGAGGAGGCGTGCGCGTACCTGAAGGCCCTGAAGCTCTCGCTTCAGTACCTCGGCGTCTCGGACTGCGACATGGAGAAGGGGAGCCTCCGGTGCGATGCGAATGTCTCGATCCGCCCCCGCGGCGCCTCCGCGCTCGGCGTGAAGGTCGAGGTGAAGAATATGAACTCGTTCCGGGCGGTCGGGAAGGCGCTGGCGCACGAGATCGAGCGGCAGACGCGCCTCGTCGATGCGGGCGGACAGGTCGCGCAGGAGACGCGCCTCTGGGAGGCCGACCGCGAGGAGACGCGCCCGATGCGGAGCAAGGAGGAGGCCCACGACTACCGTTACTTCCCCGATCCGGATCTCCCCCCGGTCGTCCCCGGCGAGGCGTGGCTGCGCTCCCTCGCCGCGGCGCTGCCCGAGGCCCCCCTCGCGCGGCGCGACCGGTTCGTCGCCTCGTACCGCCTCTCCGCCTACGACGCGGATCTGCTCACCTCGGAGCGCGGCCTCGCGGACTACTTCGAGGCGACGGTGGCGGCCGGGGCGGCTCCGAAGGCGGCGGCGAACTTCATGATGGGGGAGATGCTGCGGGCGCTCAAGGAGGAGGGGATCGAGGCCTCCGCGTGCCGCGCGCGCCCGGAGGGCCTTGCCGAGCTGCTCACGCTCGTCGCATCGGGGAGCATCAGCGCCGCGACCGGCAAGAAGGTCTTCGCCGAGATGCGCAGGACCGGCGAGGGGGCGAAAAGAATCGTCGCCGCCGCCAACCTCGCCCAGATCAGCGACGAGCGGGAACTCGCCCGCATCGTCGACGAGACGATCGCCGCCAACCCGAACTCCGCCCGGGATTACCGGGCCGGCAAAACACAGGCGCTCGGCTTCCTGATGGGGCAGGCGATGAAGGCGACGAAGGGGAAGGGAAACCCGCAGCGAATGCGCGCCTTGCTGAAGGAGAGACTGGGGTAGCGGCGCCCCCGCCCGGCCGGGGGGGAGCGGGAGAAACCGGCGGGAGAAACCGGATGACGAGACGGCGGTTCCGTAGTACGCTTGCAGTTAGGCGCGCGTGTCCGCGAACGATCGGCCTATGAGATTCTTCTCCACGCAGATCAAGGTCAAGAAGCGCGACATCCCGGCCGGGCTCTGGATGAAGTGCAAGAGCTGCGGCGAGATGGTCACGCGCCAGGAGGTCGCGACCAACCTCCAGACCTGCCCGAAATGCGACTACCTCTACCCGCTCCCGGCGTGGCAGCGGATACGCAGCATCTTCGCCGAGGGGGAGTTCTTCGAGACGGACCCGGAGATGCGCCCCACCGACCCGCTCCGGTTCGTCGACACCCTCCCGTACCCGAAACGCCAGGCGATCGCCGAGAAGAAGGCGGGGATCCCGGAGGCGATCGTGACCGGCGTCGGGTCCCTCGCCGGGTACGGCACCGCCTTCGCGGCGATGGACTTCCCGTACATGGGGGGGAGCATGGGCTCGGTCGTCGGCGAGAAGATCACCCGGCTGACGGAGCTCGCCCTCCGGGTTCGTCTGCCCCTGATCATTGTCTCCGCCTCGGGCGGCGCCCGGATGCAGGAGGGGGCGCTCAGTTTGATGCAGCTCGTCAAGACCAGTGCCGCCCTCGCTCGGTTCGCCTCGGAGGGGCTCCCCTATATCTCGGTGATGACGAACCCGACCACCGGCGGGACCACCGCCTCGTTCGCCTCGCTCGGCGACATCATCATCGCGGAGCCGGGCGCCCTGATCGGGTTCGCGGGGCCGCGGGTCATCAAGCAGACGATCCAGCAGGAACTCCCCGAGGGGTTCCAGACCGCCGAGTTTCTGATCGCGCACGGGATGGTCGACATGATCGTCGGGCGCAGGGAGCTCAAGGGGGCGCTTGCCGAGCTCCTCGGGATGTTCGGCGCGCCCTCCTTCTCGCCTGCGATGGTGCCGCCGGACGCCCGGGGCAGCGGGGCGGCCGGGGAGGGGTGAGCGCTTCCGCGCCCCGCCGCATGCCCGGCGCGGCGGAGGCGTACCTCGCCTCCCTCGAGCGTTTCGGGATGCGTCCCGGCCTCGAGCGCATACGGCGCCTGCTCGCCGCCTGCGGCGAGCCGCAGCGCTCCTTCCAATGCATCCACGTCGCCGGGACGAACGGGAAAGGGTCCGTCTGCGCGATGACCGAGTCGGCGCTGCGCGCCGCCGGGCTGCGGACGGGTCTCTACACCTCCCCGCACCTGTTCTCCTTCAGGGAGAGGATCTGGCGCCTCGGCGAGCCGATAGGGGGGGAGGAGGCGGACGCGCTCGCGGAGGAGCTGATCCCCGCCGCGGAGCGGATCGCGGCGGGCCCCGCGGGGCCGCCCACCTGGTTCGAGTTTATGACCGCGATGGCCTTCCTCGGATTCAGTCGCGCGAAGGTCGACTACGCCGTCGTCGAGACCGGCCTCGGCGGGCG is a window of Chlamydiota bacterium DNA encoding:
- a CDS encoding sugar kinase, with the translated sequence MSILVVGSVALDTVETPFGRRERALGGSATFFSVSASFFAPVNLVAVVGKDFPKEHVEFLKSRKINTRGLKVLDGETFHWIGSYKYDMNEAITHSTCLNVFEQFKPEIPKEYRGKGCLFLANIDPELQMSVLDQMENPKLVACDTMNFWIRGKRDALVALLKKVQIVVLNEAEARQLTEQPNLVKAAKIIMAWGPSNVVIKKGEHGALLFGKEGIFSAPGFPMEDIADPTGAGDTFAGGFMGHLAREKKADWQTLRQATIYGSVMASFNVEDFSLDRMRTLTDKEIAYRYRQFVTLACFE
- a CDS encoding VOC family protein produces the protein MRFTHVNIIAADWDALARFYEDIFGCVRIPPERRISDPWLTRGTGVPGASLRGLKLTLPGCGADGPLLEIFQFSEEEEKHPPRANRRGFGHLAFEVEDVAGTLARIVAGGGSALGEVTAHEDERGRFTFVFAADPEGNVVELTNWRPRAS
- the gatC gene encoding Asp-tRNA(Asn)/Glu-tRNA(Gln) amidotransferase subunit GatC, with product MPISRKDVEYVARLARLRLSEEEKERLTVQLGEIVGYVEKLNELDTADVEPTAHVLPLRNITRPDEVRPCLDRDEALRLAPKAGEGFFRVPQIIE
- the gatA gene encoding Asp-tRNA(Asn)/Glu-tRNA(Gln) amidotransferase subunit GatA, with translation MELTDLTVSEAAAAVRKRDCSSRELTAACLARIAAADGAVHAFIERCEESALKEADAADRRLASGEAPGRIEGVPIGLKDNLCVEGRVAGCASKSLEGFAAPYTATAVERLRREGAVLLGRLNMDEFAMGSSTENSCHGVTRNPWDTERVPGGSSGGAAAAVAAREIPAALGSDTGGSVRQPAAFCGVAGLKPTYGRVSRYGLIAFASSLDQIGPIARSVRDIALLLEIIGGRDPRDSTSVDVPVAGLSGQLEAGLAGMRLGVPREYFIEGMDAEVRAAVEAAIARMQALGAETVELNLPHTGYAVAAQYIIATAEASSNLARFDGVLYGYRASRPADLLEMYERTKSEGFGDEVKRRVMLGTHVLSSGYYDAYYRKAQKARTLMKEDFEKAFQRCDMIATPVTPTAAFRLGEKTADPLRMYLSDIFTISANLAGVPALSIPCGFTSGGLPVGLQLLGRPFGEAEIFRAAHAYERATEWHTRKPPV
- the gatB gene encoding Asp-tRNA(Asn)/Glu-tRNA(Gln) amidotransferase subunit GatB — protein: MPDYEAVIGLEVHVQLKTRSKVFCGCPVAFGLPPNQAVCPVCLGLPGSLPVLNEEALRCAVLTGMMLGCRVAPFSKFDRKNYFYPDLPKNYQISQYDLPLCSGGFLEIEAPGGRRRVGITRVHLEEDAGKLIHSETPGGDSSVDYNRAGVPLLEIVSEPELASPEEACAYLKALKLSLQYLGVSDCDMEKGSLRCDANVSIRPRGASALGVKVEVKNMNSFRAVGKALAHEIERQTRLVDAGGQVAQETRLWEADREETRPMRSKEEAHDYRYFPDPDLPPVVPGEAWLRSLAAALPEAPLARRDRFVASYRLSAYDADLLTSERGLADYFEATVAAGAAPKAAANFMMGEMLRALKEEGIEASACRARPEGLAELLTLVASGSISAATGKKVFAEMRRTGEGAKRIVAAANLAQISDERELARIVDETIAANPNSARDYRAGKTQALGFLMGQAMKATKGKGNPQRMRALLKERLG
- a CDS encoding acetyl-CoA carboxylase carboxyltransferase subunit beta — translated: MRFFSTQIKVKKRDIPAGLWMKCKSCGEMVTRQEVATNLQTCPKCDYLYPLPAWQRIRSIFAEGEFFETDPEMRPTDPLRFVDTLPYPKRQAIAEKKAGIPEAIVTGVGSLAGYGTAFAAMDFPYMGGSMGSVVGEKITRLTELALRVRLPLIIVSASGGARMQEGALSLMQLVKTSAALARFASEGLPYISVMTNPTTGGTTASFASLGDIIIAEPGALIGFAGPRVIKQTIQQELPEGFQTAEFLIAHGMVDMIVGRRELKGALAELLGMFGAPSFSPAMVPPDARGSGAAGEG